Proteins encoded in a region of the Vicia villosa cultivar HV-30 ecotype Madison, WI linkage group LG5, Vvil1.0, whole genome shotgun sequence genome:
- the LOC131603600 gene encoding uncharacterized protein LOC131603600, giving the protein MFSGTQAKCATCGKTAYPLEKVISDISHDEQEFFMVGTISVPLYKKKKNTALALLECISSYNHSPSPATSTDYEQSKFKRRNRVELDDNKTLSVKKKFTRHHNESPHRSHFWKKDYNASTDRRYNKMQRKFNNDICFLGKRNYTLTEAAPLENNEENGIEFEMQEEGTN; this is encoded by the exons ATGTTTTCTGGGACACAAGCGAAGTGTGCTACATGTGGAAAAACTGCATATCCATTGGAGAAG GTTATATCAGATATTTCTCATGACGAACAGGAATTTTTTATGGTGGGCACTATTTCTGTACCgctgtataaaaagaaaaagaatactgCACTTGCACTCCTTGAGTGTATATCTAGTTACAATCATTCACCTTCTCCAGCAACTAGTACTGATTATGAACAAAGTAAATTCAAGAGGAGAAATCGCGTCGAATTAGACGATAATAAGACATTGTCAGTGAAAAAAAAGTTCACAAGGCACCATAATGAATCACCTCATCGAAGTCATTTTTGGAAGAAGGATTATAATGCATCAACCGATAGACGATATAATAAAATGCAAAGAAAATTTAACAATGACATATGCTTTCTGGGTAAAAGAAATTATACTTTGACAGAAGCTGCACCGCTCGAAAATAACGAGGAAAATGGCATTGAATTTGAGATGCAGGAGGAAGGAACAAATTGA